One stretch of Xanthomonas sp. DAR 35659 DNA includes these proteins:
- a CDS encoding lysophospholipid acyltransferase family protein — MSEFSPPATRRHGGALRWVRYGYRVPLLALHVLFSLPFLLVCMALSPGRAGTESFGDRVVCWWSTWLLRIFGLRVRRIGTPLPNPVLFVANHVSWIDIVMLHSQRMMGFVAKREIAGWPLVGWLAARGQTIFHQRGSTESLGGVLQAMLERLRSGRSVGVFPEGRTRGGHDVGPFHARIFQAAVEAEVAVQPVALRYGAGGSAQTVVAFGPHESFFANFLRLLGEPGAVAEVHFLEPIRLQDVEGRRRIAEISRARIIAAMAQR, encoded by the coding sequence ATGAGCGAGTTCTCCCCACCCGCCACGCGCCGACACGGTGGGGCGCTGCGCTGGGTTCGTTACGGCTACCGTGTGCCGCTGCTGGCCTTGCATGTGCTGTTTTCGCTGCCGTTCCTGCTGGTGTGCATGGCGCTGTCGCCCGGCCGCGCCGGCACCGAATCCTTCGGCGACCGCGTGGTCTGCTGGTGGTCGACCTGGCTGTTGCGCATCTTCGGCTTGCGCGTGCGCCGCATCGGCACGCCGCTGCCCAACCCGGTCCTGTTCGTCGCCAATCACGTCAGCTGGATCGACATCGTGATGCTGCACAGCCAGCGCATGATGGGCTTCGTCGCCAAGCGCGAGATCGCCGGCTGGCCGCTGGTCGGCTGGCTGGCCGCGCGCGGGCAGACCATCTTCCACCAGCGCGGCAGCACCGAATCGCTGGGCGGGGTGCTGCAGGCGATGCTGGAACGGCTGCGCTCCGGGCGCTCGGTCGGCGTGTTCCCGGAAGGCCGTACCCGCGGCGGCCACGACGTCGGCCCGTTCCACGCGCGGATCTTCCAGGCCGCGGTGGAGGCCGAGGTGGCGGTGCAGCCGGTGGCGCTGCGCTACGGCGCTGGCGGATCGGCGCAGACCGTCGTCGCGTTCGGCCCGCACGAGAGCTTCTTCGCCAACTTCCTGCGCCTGCTCGGCGAGCCCGGCGCGGTGGCCGAAGTGCATTTCCTGGAGCCGATCCGGCTGCAGGACGTGGAAGGGCGCCGGCGCATCGCCGAGATCTCGCGCGCGCGCATCATCGCGGCGATGGCGCAGCGCTGA
- a CDS encoding YheT family hydrolase, which yields MNAADYSPPRWLRNPHLQSVLGSSVLRVRRGEQLLAASGATTTSHILDGGDGVRLQGWLSVPAGAEPRGTVLLLHGWEGSADSSYMRLTAAQMLARGYQVFRLNFRDHGGTHHLNVDLFHSDRLDEVVNAAGDLWRRFPAPTLLAAGYSLGGNFALRLAMRAPAAGLPLRHVAAVCPLLDPATTMQRIENGPQFYDWYFRRKWRESLLRKRELFPDRHGYDDATLALDMRELMGWLAQRHAGFASLEAYFDSYSIAGDRLLGLTVPADILMAEDDPVIPLDDFRSWRLPPPARLEIARWGGHCGFIENARGDGFAERWVAERLTEGLTD from the coding sequence ATGAACGCCGCCGATTATTCCCCCCCGCGGTGGCTGCGCAACCCGCACCTACAATCGGTGCTGGGTTCCAGCGTGTTGCGCGTGCGCCGCGGCGAACAGCTGCTCGCCGCCAGCGGGGCGACCACCACCTCGCACATCCTCGATGGCGGCGACGGCGTGCGCCTGCAGGGCTGGCTGAGCGTGCCGGCCGGGGCCGAGCCGCGTGGGACCGTGCTGCTGTTGCACGGCTGGGAGGGCAGCGCCGACTCCAGCTACATGCGCCTGACCGCCGCGCAGATGCTGGCGCGCGGTTACCAGGTGTTCCGGCTCAACTTCCGCGACCACGGCGGCACCCACCACCTCAACGTCGACCTGTTCCATTCCGATCGCCTGGACGAGGTGGTCAACGCCGCCGGCGACCTGTGGCGGCGCTTCCCGGCCCCGACCCTGCTGGCCGCCGGTTATTCGCTCGGCGGCAACTTCGCGCTGCGCCTGGCCATGCGCGCGCCGGCCGCCGGCCTGCCGCTGCGCCACGTGGCCGCGGTGTGTCCGTTGCTGGATCCGGCCACCACCATGCAGCGGATCGAGAACGGCCCGCAGTTCTACGACTGGTACTTCCGCCGCAAGTGGCGCGAATCGCTGCTGCGCAAGCGCGAACTGTTCCCCGACCGGCACGGCTACGACGACGCCACCCTGGCTCTGGACATGCGCGAACTGATGGGCTGGCTGGCGCAGCGGCACGCCGGCTTCGCCAGCCTGGAAGCCTACTTCGACAGCTATTCGATCGCCGGCGACCGCCTGCTGGGCCTGACCGTGCCGGCCGACATCCTGATGGCCGAGGACGACCCGGTGATCCCGCTGGACGATTTCCGCAGCTGGCGCCTGCCGCCGCCGGCACGGCTGGAGATCGCGCGCTGGGGCGGGCATTGCGGCTTCATCGAGAACGCGCGCGGCGACGGCTTCGCCGAGCGCTGGGTGGCCGAGCGCCTCACCGAAGGCCTGACGGACTGA
- a CDS encoding tetratricopeptide repeat protein has protein sequence MQEHILDALRRQANADALRIAQDWVADAADDAQAHRWLALAQQQNGDAAAALASIDQAIALAPEDAGLHLLRAGMLLGANDLAQAEDALARTAALDPNQFLAYVMRAHLALGRGDLDEVERLSRTAARLDPEHPQLLGLDGMLALRRGDADRALALLSQASKALPDDPRLLYALGFAYLEKQHLAFAETAFRRVAALTSGTSALMALVAQLAHRQGRLDDAIAALDTVLADPVSDTAGMRRLAGEYALQAGRPDVALEHLRRALGVAPADRRTLHAALIAWQRLGAVDDARATLEAALATTSDAHELWLARLALEPIGGAEARALIARWQAAMPEHVPALEAQLRVHDMADERDQAETVARRIVALEPGRLSGEERIVEALLERGAHDAAIDHVRGLMLRLPENEQTRVRPWLAAVQDAAGRPHEALATWLTFQQEQLPHLLPLPPLGQAPAQWPPLGEIDPQARARPLFVWGAPGSGVERLIAVLGASSQVLRSDRFGTQPPTDGFQRYRTIAQLDGGELDGAALLAEWRAQLPARGIDDGNIVDWLLWWDNALLRALRPHLPEGRLLIALRDPRDMLLDWLANGAPAPLGLASPEAGAQWLAALLAQVADLHEQDLYPHRLLRLDGIEADPAAVAAALEQAFGVPFPTVPTLGPPRLPAGHWRAYAAPLAAAFALLTPVAVRLGYAET, from the coding sequence ATGCAAGAGCACATTCTCGACGCCCTGCGCCGCCAGGCCAATGCCGATGCCCTGCGCATCGCCCAGGACTGGGTGGCCGACGCCGCCGACGACGCGCAGGCGCACCGGTGGCTGGCGCTGGCGCAGCAGCAGAACGGTGACGCCGCCGCCGCGCTGGCCAGCATCGACCAGGCCATCGCGCTGGCGCCGGAAGACGCCGGCCTGCACCTGCTGCGCGCCGGCATGCTGCTCGGCGCCAACGACCTGGCCCAGGCCGAGGACGCCCTAGCGCGCACCGCCGCGCTGGATCCGAACCAGTTCCTGGCCTACGTGATGCGCGCGCACCTGGCGCTGGGCCGCGGCGATCTGGACGAAGTGGAGCGGCTCAGCCGCACCGCCGCGCGGCTGGATCCGGAGCATCCGCAACTGCTGGGCCTGGACGGCATGCTGGCGCTGCGCCGCGGCGACGCCGATCGCGCGCTGGCGCTGCTGTCGCAGGCCAGCAAGGCGCTGCCCGACGATCCGCGGCTGCTGTACGCGCTGGGCTTCGCCTACCTGGAGAAGCAGCACCTGGCCTTCGCCGAGACCGCGTTCCGCCGCGTCGCCGCGCTGACCTCCGGCACCAGTGCGCTGATGGCGCTGGTCGCGCAGTTGGCGCATCGCCAGGGCCGCCTCGACGACGCGATCGCGGCGCTGGACACGGTGCTGGCCGATCCGGTCAGCGACACCGCCGGCATGCGGCGCCTGGCCGGCGAATACGCGCTGCAGGCCGGGCGCCCGGACGTCGCGCTGGAGCACCTGCGGCGCGCGCTGGGCGTGGCCCCGGCCGACCGCCGCACCCTGCACGCGGCGCTGATCGCCTGGCAGCGGCTGGGCGCGGTCGACGACGCCCGCGCCACCCTGGAGGCGGCGTTGGCCACCACGTCCGACGCGCACGAACTGTGGCTGGCGCGGCTGGCGCTGGAGCCGATCGGCGGCGCCGAGGCGCGCGCGCTGATCGCGCGCTGGCAGGCGGCGATGCCCGAGCACGTGCCGGCGCTGGAGGCGCAGTTGCGGGTACACGACATGGCCGACGAACGCGATCAGGCCGAAACGGTGGCGCGGCGCATCGTGGCGCTGGAGCCGGGTCGCCTCAGCGGCGAGGAACGCATCGTCGAGGCACTGCTGGAGCGCGGCGCGCACGACGCGGCGATCGACCACGTGCGCGGGCTGATGCTGCGCCTGCCCGAGAACGAACAGACCCGCGTGCGGCCCTGGCTGGCGGCGGTGCAGGATGCCGCCGGGCGCCCGCACGAGGCGCTGGCGACCTGGCTGACCTTCCAGCAGGAGCAGTTGCCGCACCTGCTGCCGCTGCCGCCGCTGGGCCAGGCGCCGGCGCAGTGGCCGCCGCTGGGCGAGATCGACCCGCAGGCGCGCGCGCGGCCGCTGTTCGTGTGGGGCGCGCCGGGCAGCGGCGTGGAGCGGCTGATCGCGGTGCTGGGCGCCTCCAGCCAGGTGCTGCGCAGCGACCGCTTCGGCACCCAGCCGCCCACCGACGGCTTCCAGCGCTATCGCACCATCGCGCAGCTGGACGGCGGCGAACTCGACGGCGCGGCGCTGCTCGCCGAGTGGCGCGCGCAATTGCCGGCGCGCGGCATCGACGACGGCAACATCGTCGATTGGCTGCTGTGGTGGGACAACGCGCTGCTGCGCGCGCTGCGCCCGCACCTGCCGGAAGGCCGGTTGCTGATCGCCCTGCGCGACCCGCGCGACATGTTGCTGGACTGGCTCGCCAACGGCGCGCCGGCGCCGCTGGGGCTGGCCTCGCCGGAGGCCGGCGCGCAGTGGCTGGCGGCGCTGCTGGCGCAGGTCGCCGACCTGCACGAGCAGGACCTGTATCCGCACCGGTTGTTGCGCCTGGACGGGATCGAGGCCGACCCGGCGGCGGTGGCCGCGGCGCTGGAGCAGGCGTTCGGGGTTCCGTTCCCGACCGTGCCCACGCTCGGCCCGCCGCGCCTGCCGGCCGGTCACTGGCGCGCCTACGCGGCGCCGCTGGCGGCCGCGTTCGCCCTGCTCACGCCGGTCGCCGTGCGGCTTGGCTACGCTGAAACCTGA
- a CDS encoding YbhB/YbcL family Raf kinase inhibitor-like protein: MRLRSDSIQPGKPIPATYAMGQADGFAANRNPHLAWDAVPAGTASFVLLCIDPDVPTVAEMVGRDDVQIPVEQPRTNFVHWAAVEIPADVRAIAEGSASDGVVAKGKRQPPGLPGARQGLNSYTDWFAGDAQMGGDYYGYDGPYPPANDLRLHRYFFRLFALDVATLDLPARFTAADALRAMQGHVLGEASLYGTYSLNPKLA, encoded by the coding sequence ATGCGTCTTCGCAGTGACAGCATCCAGCCCGGCAAGCCGATCCCCGCGACCTACGCGATGGGCCAGGCCGACGGCTTCGCCGCCAACCGCAACCCGCACCTGGCTTGGGACGCGGTGCCGGCCGGCACCGCGTCGTTCGTGCTGCTGTGCATCGACCCGGACGTGCCGACCGTGGCCGAGATGGTCGGCCGCGACGACGTGCAGATCCCGGTCGAGCAGCCGCGCACCAATTTCGTGCATTGGGCTGCCGTTGAGATTCCGGCCGACGTGCGCGCCATCGCCGAGGGCAGCGCCAGTGATGGCGTGGTCGCCAAGGGCAAGCGCCAGCCGCCCGGCCTGCCCGGCGCGCGGCAGGGGTTGAACAGCTACACCGACTGGTTCGCCGGCGACGCCCAGATGGGCGGCGACTACTACGGTTACGACGGCCCGTATCCGCCGGCCAACGACCTGCGCCTGCACCGCTACTTCTTCCGCCTGTTCGCGCTGGACGTGGCCACGCTGGACCTGCCGGCCCGCTTCACCGCCGCCGACGCGCTGCGCGCGATGCAGGGCCATGTGCTGGGCGAGGCCAGCCTGTACGGCACGTACAGCCTGAATCCCAAGCTCGCCTAA
- a CDS encoding undecaprenyl-diphosphate phosphatase, with the protein MSDMFSALLLGIIEGLTEFLPISSTGHLLIAEQWLGRRSDFFNIVIQAGAILATTLVFRQRLWTLATGLGDRANRDYVMKLGAAFLVTAVVGLVVRKAGWQLPDTVHPVAWALVIGGIWMLVAEHFAARLPERDTVTWKVAIAVGLAQVVAGVFPGTSRSAATIFLAMLLGLSKRSAAADFAFMVGIPTMFAASGYSFLELYKDGALGSEDWGDVAIAFAAAVVTGFVVVKWLLGYIKSHRFTAFAVYRIVLGVALLLLLPGA; encoded by the coding sequence ATGAGCGACATGTTTTCCGCCCTGCTGCTGGGCATCATCGAAGGCCTGACCGAATTCCTGCCGATTTCCAGCACCGGCCACCTGCTGATCGCCGAGCAATGGCTCGGCCGCCGCTCGGACTTCTTCAACATCGTGATCCAGGCCGGCGCGATCCTGGCCACCACCCTGGTGTTCCGGCAGCGGCTGTGGACGCTGGCCACCGGCCTGGGCGACCGCGCCAATCGCGACTACGTGATGAAGCTGGGCGCCGCGTTCCTGGTCACCGCGGTGGTCGGCCTGGTGGTGCGCAAGGCCGGCTGGCAGTTGCCGGACACGGTGCATCCGGTGGCCTGGGCGCTGGTGATCGGCGGCATATGGATGCTGGTGGCCGAGCATTTCGCCGCGCGCCTGCCGGAGCGCGACACGGTGACCTGGAAGGTCGCGATCGCGGTGGGCCTGGCGCAGGTGGTGGCCGGCGTGTTCCCCGGCACCTCGCGCTCGGCGGCGACGATCTTCCTGGCGATGCTGCTGGGCCTGAGCAAGCGCTCGGCGGCGGCCGACTTCGCGTTCATGGTCGGCATCCCGACCATGTTCGCGGCCAGCGGCTACTCGTTCCTGGAGCTGTACAAGGACGGCGCGCTGGGCAGCGAGGACTGGGGCGATGTCGCCATCGCCTTCGCCGCCGCGGTGGTGACCGGCTTCGTCGTGGTGAAGTGGCTGCTGGGCTACATCAAGTCGCACCGCTTCACTGCATTCGCGGTGTATCGCATCGTGCTGGGCGTGGCACTGCTGCTGTTGCTGCCGGGGGCGTGA
- the glnA gene encoding type I glutamate--ammonia ligase, which produces MSAETIEKLVKDNKVEFVDLRFVDMRGVQQHVTFPVSIIEPALFEEGKMFDGSSIAGWKGINESDMVLLPDADTAFIDPFMADPTLVLTCDILDPATMQSYDRDPRGVAKRAEAYLKSSGIADQAFFGPEPEFFIFDGVRFGNEMGHTFFKIDSEEAAWSSGSKIEGGNSGYRPAVKGGYFPVPPTDSLQDLRAEMCKTLEQVGIEVEVHHHEVATAGQCEIGTKFNSLVKKADELMMMKYIIKNVAYRNGKTATFMPKPIVGDNGSGMHVHQSLAKGGTNLFSGDGYGGLSQLALWYIGGIFKHAKAINAFTNSGTNSYKRLVPGFEAPVMLAYSARNRSASCRIPWVSNPKARRIEIRFPDPLQSGYLTFAALMMAGLDGIKNQIDPGAPSDKDLYDLPPEEEKKIPQVCSSLDQALEALDADREFLKAGGVFSDDFIDGYIALKMQEVTKFRAATHPLEYQLYYAN; this is translated from the coding sequence ATGTCTGCGGAAACTATTGAGAAGCTGGTCAAGGACAACAAGGTCGAGTTCGTCGACCTGCGGTTCGTCGATATGCGCGGCGTGCAGCAGCACGTGACCTTCCCGGTCAGCATCATCGAGCCGGCGCTGTTCGAGGAAGGCAAGATGTTCGACGGCAGCTCGATCGCCGGCTGGAAGGGCATCAACGAGTCCGACATGGTCCTGCTGCCCGACGCCGACACCGCCTTCATCGACCCGTTCATGGCCGATCCGACCCTGGTGCTGACCTGCGACATCCTCGACCCGGCCACCATGCAGAGCTACGACCGCGACCCGCGCGGCGTCGCCAAGCGCGCCGAGGCCTACCTCAAGTCCAGCGGCATCGCCGACCAGGCGTTCTTCGGCCCGGAGCCGGAATTCTTCATCTTCGACGGCGTGCGCTTCGGCAACGAGATGGGCCACACCTTCTTCAAGATCGATTCGGAAGAAGCGGCCTGGAGCAGCGGCAGCAAGATCGAAGGCGGCAACAGCGGCTACCGTCCGGCGGTCAAGGGCGGCTACTTCCCGGTGCCGCCGACCGATTCGCTGCAGGACCTGCGCGCGGAGATGTGCAAGACCCTGGAGCAGGTCGGCATCGAGGTCGAAGTGCACCACCACGAGGTGGCCACCGCCGGCCAGTGCGAGATCGGCACCAAGTTCAACTCGCTGGTGAAGAAGGCCGACGAACTGATGATGATGAAGTACATCATCAAGAACGTGGCCTACCGCAACGGCAAGACCGCGACCTTCATGCCCAAGCCGATCGTCGGCGACAACGGCTCGGGCATGCACGTGCACCAGTCGCTGGCCAAGGGCGGCACCAACCTGTTCTCCGGCGACGGCTACGGCGGCCTGTCGCAGCTGGCGCTGTGGTACATCGGCGGCATCTTCAAGCACGCCAAGGCGATCAACGCCTTCACCAACTCCGGCACCAACAGCTACAAGCGCCTGGTCCCGGGCTTCGAGGCGCCGGTGATGCTGGCCTACTCGGCGCGCAACCGCTCGGCCTCGTGCCGCATTCCGTGGGTCTCCAACCCGAAGGCGCGCCGCATCGAGATCCGCTTCCCCGATCCGCTGCAGTCCGGCTACCTGACCTTCGCCGCGCTGATGATGGCCGGCCTGGACGGCATCAAGAACCAGATCGACCCGGGCGCGCCCAGCGACAAGGATCTGTACGACCTGCCGCCGGAAGAGGAGAAGAAGATCCCGCAGGTGTGCTCCAGCCTCGACCAGGCGCTGGAAGCGCTCGACGCCGACCGCGAGTTCCTCAAGGCCGGCGGCGTGTTCAGCGACGACTTCATCGACGGCTACATCGCGCTGAAGATGCAGGAAGTGACCAAGTTCCGCGCCGCAACGCACCCGCTGGAATACCAGCTGTACTACGCGAACTGA